Within the Nicotiana tabacum cultivar K326 chromosome 11, ASM71507v2, whole genome shotgun sequence genome, the region GCCAGACAAAGTTAAGGCTTTGGTTAATTTGAGTATCCATTATTTTCCAAGGAACCCACGCATGCATATTGTTGATGGAATGATCGAGGGCTATATATGGTGATGATCATTATGTCTGGAGATTTCAGGTTCTCCCCCTATCGAATACTTGCATCAGAAATTTGACTTTTTTGGTATGAAGTATGAGCTACTAAttagggaaaaaaagaaaaagacttcATATACAAAATAAATCAGTCGTGATAAAGGGCAGCACAGTATATTAAACTCTCCCTATGTACGGGGTTTTAGGGATGGGCCAAACCACGATGAGTCTATTGAGGGGGCGAATTATTGTCCAAATTATGATGCATGTAAACTCATAGTTTCTCCGccaaactatatattttatgtACGTATTTTTTAGAATTGATCTAATATTATCTGTTAGTCTCATGCTTCGAAAAGATTGAATGGTGTACTTGATTGAATGCTAAGTTATTTACCCAGAGGAATAGTGATTGATTTCCacttaatattttctttattttcctttctttagtAGTGCACTGATATTCTAGAAATTCTAGATCCGCCTCAACACTCttaatttaaatttctataagAAGTTGTTTCCACAACTCGAACTCGTTACCTTCTGATCGCACGACAATAACTCTTACTAATGCAACAATGCTCTCCATCTCATTTGTGAAGGAAGTACTTTTTAAATTTGATAAAATAAGGTTGTTCTATATGCACAAAGAATAACAGTGGGAGTTTCGTTGTGATTAAATTAGAAAGTTTATCTATAATCTTACCTGCAGATACCAGGAGAAATTGAAGCTGAATTTTCTCCAATTGGTGCTAAGTCTGTTCTTAAGAAATTTCTCAGATTCTGCGACTCTGCGCCATTTTATTTTCCTAAAGGCAAAGGCGTTGAGGCTATCCCTGATGCTCCAATTGAGCTTTCGTCTTGGCTGACGGAGGAAGATTTGAATtactataccaacaagtttgagcAGACTGGCTTCACTGGTGGAGTTAACTACTATCGCGCTTTTCCCATGTAAGCCTTCCTCGCCTTTATGATATCATAAATTCAATTGCATTTGTTTTCCTCGCTTTAATTACTTGTATGCTTCTATACTTCACATTTGTTTCAACTAGTTGGGATTAACGTTTAAATTGTTGTTTTTACATATGCATTAGGTCTGATCTTTGTCAAGAGACTTTTGTTCTGGTTACAGACTTGTATGTATAAGTATGATATTTAGAGAACTTCTACACCTTTAGAAATCCCCAATTTCGCTCAATAGACAAACTACTTACTGTTGTGGGATAACACTGAATTTGTTGGTGTTGTTGAGTGAAACAATATGTGTGTTCGTTCAAAGATAAGTATGAGGTTTAGGGAACTTTTACCTTTAAAATGTCTCTAATTTGCCTTAAAAGACATTCTTATTATTGGAATGAAGCAGGTTTGACTAAAGGTGGAATCAATATAGCGGATGTGTATGGCCGAACCCAACTAATTTGAAATCGAGGTGTAATCAATTGATTGATATAAACTATCATGTTTTCTAGAAAGTCAAGAAAGTTGTGAAATTCATGAGACTGTTCTATTAGTTGCTTACAGATTGTTTTGATCAAAATTTTCTTACATGGAAGCTAGTAGGTCTCAGTCCTTTGTCAATTACTTGGACTTCGTTTCCTCCACATTAGTCAAGAAGGAAGTGCACCAATAACCACTTTTAAGACTGCTATTGAAAATATATTTAGaatttacaatatatttaaagattagccaattcATGAAAATTTCAGGACTAAGTATCCAGAATTTTTATTTCCTGAATTTTGAGATGCTAATTTGGAACTCGGGACTtcgtgggcgtttggacataagaattgtaaaattacaaaaaagtgaaagaaaattcaaatgaaaatggtatttgaaaattagagttgtgtttggacatgaatataattttgggctgtttttgaagttttgtgagtgatctgagtgaaaattttggattttttttttttggagtttttcaaattttctaaaaattccaaaatgcatcttcaagtgaaatcgaaaattttatgaacaaacgttgatttcgaaaaaaaaaaatgaaattttttcgAAAAAAAGGCAAAAATTTCTTATGTCAAACGGGCTCTGTAGTTTTTGAGCTATTAATTTGAATTCAAACTAAGTGTCCTCGATTTCTGAACTGTTAATTTAAAATGTAGGACATAAGATTCAAATTTTTGGATACAATTTTCGAACTTTAGGACACGGTGTCATGAAGTTTGAGCTTTGATGTTTAAACTTCAGGACGTTGTGTCTGAAGTTTGAGCGAAttgactaatttttaaatacattgtaaactATGAATATATCTTAAACGACATGCTTAAAAGGCCACCTGATATCAGTTCCACAAGATTTGTGGTATATATTTGGAAAGTTTGAAATTGAAATGGCACAATTTACATCCTAAAGTTCTCTGTCCTATGATGAAATGCAGAAACTGGGAACGCACAACACCCTGGACAGGAGCTAAAGTTAAAGTTCCGGCCAAGTTTATCGTCGGAGAATTAGACTTGGTTTATCATATACCAGGTGCTAAAGAGTACATACACAATGGTAAATTGAAGAAAGATGTTCCATTGTTGGAGGAAGTGGTGGTTTTAAAAGGTGCAGCTCACTTTGTTAACCAAGAAAGACCAAATGAGATAAGCaagcatatatatgacttcattCAGAAGTTTTAAACTTACTTCTATCCCTTTGTATTTTCTGTTGTAATAAAACTCTTCAACGTATTGAGAGGAACATTATGACACTTGTACTTCAGACAAGTGACATTATGACACTTTTAAGTGGAAAATACAGGAGGAATAATTTAGCCTTGAGAGGGAAAAGGCAAAGTAATTTGAAATTCAATGTcttgtttatttttttctattagcagataaaatattaaagaaagacTAATAAGGATACAAGATAAATGATCATGCTCAGTTATGTCTTATAAAAAGAACTAAGCGTTCGTTGCAATTATAATCCGGTTTATAAGTCGGAAGTCGAATCCCATAGGAAATTAACCTACTAATTATAACCACTAATTTCGCACGAATTCAAGTACTTaaccttcagaaatattaaaTAACGATTTGAATGTTTACTAACTACGAGTAAAGTAATTAAAATGCAGTAATCTATAACTAAAGAGGAAATGTTGTGGACAAGATTTGAAAAAGTCTA harbors:
- the LOC107813992 gene encoding epoxide hydrolase 2-like, which gives rise to MMIRSSKTSSKEKVTSGKSVVQLKEVDDKPDVVAERGAPINDHTKFSMFHLVGDVIALIEAIAPNEDKVFVVGHDLGPLIAWHLSLFRPDKVKALIPGEIEAEFSPIGAKSVLKKFLRFCDSAPFYFPKGKGVEAIPDAPIELSSWLTEEDLNYYTNKFEQTGFTGGVNYYRAFPINWERTTPWTGAKVKVPAKFIVGELDLVYHIPGAKEYIHNGKLKKDVPLLEEVVVLKGAAHFVNQERPNEISKHIYDFIQKF